A stretch of Halomonas elongata DSM 2581 DNA encodes these proteins:
- the argE gene encoding acetylornithine deacetylase: protein MTAVEILERLVGFATVSRDSNLALIEWVEAWLDDHDVEHWRIESDDGGKANLLARIGPAVEGGVVLSGHTDVVPVVGQPWSSDPFVLRDGNDGRLYGRGTCDMKGFIACVLAEVPNWVEMTLERPLWLAFSYDEEIGCVGAPRMIERLMSDHPRPSTVIVGEPTLMQPVVAQKGATNLRTTVTGRAAHSSQVYQGVSAIHVAARLVTKIEDVMAELKAEGRVDEAFNVVHSSLHVGRIEGGTAINIMARECTFEWEVRHLPSDNVDELLGRIDAYAAELQAEMQQTAPEAGIATEALNVTVPALADRDNDEVLTLCRSLLGDDIDTSAVAYATEAGQFQRQGLSTLICGPGSISQAHQPDEYIEREQLEAGQRFMAALGARLSSGASA from the coding sequence GTGACCGCTGTCGAGATACTGGAACGCCTGGTGGGCTTTGCCACCGTGTCACGAGATTCCAACCTGGCCCTGATCGAATGGGTCGAGGCCTGGCTCGACGACCATGACGTCGAACATTGGCGCATCGAGAGTGACGATGGCGGCAAGGCCAACCTGCTGGCCCGCATCGGGCCGGCGGTGGAAGGTGGTGTGGTGCTTTCCGGACACACCGACGTGGTGCCGGTGGTCGGCCAGCCGTGGTCGAGCGATCCCTTCGTGCTGCGCGACGGCAACGACGGCCGCCTCTACGGCCGCGGCACCTGCGACATGAAGGGCTTCATCGCCTGCGTCCTGGCGGAAGTGCCCAATTGGGTGGAAATGACGCTCGAACGCCCCCTGTGGCTGGCCTTCTCCTACGACGAGGAGATCGGCTGCGTCGGGGCGCCGCGCATGATCGAGCGACTGATGTCCGACCACCCTCGCCCCTCGACGGTGATCGTCGGCGAGCCGACCCTGATGCAGCCGGTGGTGGCGCAAAAAGGTGCGACCAACCTGCGCACCACGGTCACCGGCCGTGCGGCGCACTCCAGTCAGGTCTATCAGGGCGTGTCGGCCATCCATGTGGCGGCCCGACTGGTGACGAAGATCGAGGACGTGATGGCCGAACTCAAGGCCGAGGGGCGCGTCGACGAGGCCTTCAATGTGGTGCACTCCAGCCTGCATGTCGGTCGCATCGAAGGCGGCACCGCGATCAATATCATGGCCCGGGAATGCACCTTCGAGTGGGAGGTGCGTCACCTGCCGAGCGACAACGTCGATGAACTGCTCGGGCGCATCGATGCCTACGCCGCCGAGCTGCAGGCCGAGATGCAGCAAACCGCGCCCGAGGCCGGCATTGCCACCGAAGCGCTCAACGTTACGGTGCCCGCCCTGGCCGACCGCGACAACGATGAGGTGCTGACCCTCTGCCGCTCCCTGTTGGGCGACGACATCGACACCTCGGCCGTCGCCTACGCCACCGAGGCCGGTCAGTTCCAGCGCCAGGGACTGTCCACGCTCATCTGCGGCCCTGGCAGCATCAGCCAGGCCCATCAACCGGATGAATACATCGAGCGTGAACAGCTCGAGGCGGGACAGCGCTTCATGGCGGCACTCGGTGCACGCCTGTCGAGTGGGGCGAGCGCATAA
- a CDS encoding DMT family transporter produces MWKRLPFRLRGYLITMTGVLLLSPDALLIKDTQAGVATFMFWRGLLLGSVLLLIATLRYRSRLPGAIRACGAAAWWCPLAFAGSAWAFVGAARLTAAGNVLVMMNLAPLVAGLIGMVVFGQRLRRQTWVVIAVCVTGACLMAAGEIGQGSPLGLAIALFVPISIAVNTTVASVQRGDRQRGVDTTVVLPLGCLAMLVPAVLLGGVQLPPPEDVSRLALLALFLPAAYFLIQTGPRYLPGAEVSLVMLLETLVGALLVWWWLDEVPPPLAFVGGGMIVAAMLTSGLRDLHRQRRKAAAGAPDERLLQEEAMREAENAD; encoded by the coding sequence ATGTGGAAGCGACTGCCGTTCCGCCTTCGGGGTTATCTGATCACCATGACCGGCGTGCTGCTGCTGTCGCCGGATGCCCTGTTGATCAAGGACACCCAGGCCGGGGTGGCGACCTTCATGTTCTGGCGCGGCCTGCTGCTGGGGAGCGTACTGCTGTTGATCGCGACCTTGCGCTATCGCTCGCGACTGCCGGGTGCCATTCGTGCCTGCGGCGCCGCTGCCTGGTGGTGTCCGCTGGCGTTCGCCGGCAGCGCCTGGGCCTTCGTCGGTGCCGCGCGCCTGACCGCCGCCGGCAACGTACTGGTAATGATGAACCTGGCGCCGCTCGTGGCAGGGCTGATCGGCATGGTCGTCTTCGGGCAGCGGTTGCGACGTCAGACCTGGGTGGTGATCGCCGTGTGCGTGACCGGCGCCTGCCTGATGGCGGCGGGCGAAATCGGCCAGGGGAGTCCGCTGGGACTGGCGATCGCCCTGTTCGTGCCGATCTCCATTGCCGTCAATACCACGGTGGCGAGTGTGCAGCGCGGCGACCGCCAGCGTGGGGTGGATACCACCGTCGTGCTGCCACTGGGCTGCCTGGCGATGCTGGTGCCGGCGGTGTTGCTGGGAGGCGTGCAACTGCCGCCGCCCGAGGACGTGTCGCGCCTGGCACTGCTGGCACTGTTCCTGCCGGCCGCCTATTTCCTGATCCAGACGGGCCCGCGCTATCTGCCCGGCGCCGAGGTCAGCCTGGTGATGCTGCTGGAAACCCTGGTCGGCGCTTTGCTGGTGTGGTGGTGGCTGGACGAGGTGCCACCACCGCTGGCCTTCGTGGGCGGCGGCATGATCGTCGCTGCCATGCTGACCAGCGGGCTGCGCGATCTCCATCGGCAACGCCGCAAGGCTGCCGCCGGCGCCCCGGACGAGCGCCTACTCCAGGAAGAGGCCATGCGCGAGGCGGAGAACGCCGACTAG
- a CDS encoding DEAD/DEAH box helicase, whose amino-acid sequence MTSTSVASPSFGDLALLPAVLSAVETLGYETPSPIQAQTIPALLEGRDMLGQAQTGTGKTAAFALPILSRLELDRREPQVLVLAPTRELAQQVAASFSKYGQNLKGLEVAILCGGMEYRDQMQALRRGAQVVVGTPGRIIDHLDRGSLKLGGLSALVLDEADEMLRMGFIDDVKRVVADTPVDAQRVFFSATLPTEIERIVNQYLVEPVKVTIESRASSGDNIEQRRVRIDGGAKLEALARILEVEPVDAAIVFVRTRAACTTLMEQLSARGLNVASLSGDLDQSLRERTITRLKRGKIDVLIATDVAARGLDVPRITHVINYDLPQDAEAYTHRIGRTGRAGRAGVAITFAGNREGRKVGWLERATGRKMDDMELPDEAAIRAHRDEIFQQRVIGSLTKDADSQRDLVERLVEEGYDPIELACAFAALARADEAPIGRLQAPRKERAPRESKPRRERGPSEGMTRYRVAVGHKDGIKPGQLVGALANEGGIEGNRIGRIDIRNAFSVVELPSGLPSSILTKMARARVGGRPLEISEDRAPRRQRDDDSDRRARA is encoded by the coding sequence ATGACCTCGACTTCCGTCGCCTCGCCGAGTTTCGGCGATCTGGCCCTGCTGCCCGCCGTTCTCTCCGCTGTTGAGACACTCGGTTACGAAACGCCGTCACCGATCCAGGCACAGACCATTCCGGCACTGCTGGAAGGCCGCGACATGCTGGGCCAGGCCCAGACCGGTACCGGCAAGACCGCTGCCTTTGCCCTGCCGATTCTCTCGCGTCTCGAACTCGATCGTCGCGAGCCCCAGGTGCTGGTACTGGCGCCGACCCGTGAGCTGGCGCAGCAGGTAGCCGCGTCCTTCTCCAAATACGGCCAGAACCTCAAGGGCCTGGAAGTGGCGATCCTGTGTGGCGGTATGGAATACCGTGACCAGATGCAGGCCCTGCGCCGTGGCGCCCAGGTCGTGGTCGGTACGCCCGGTCGGATCATCGACCACCTGGATCGCGGCAGCCTCAAGCTCGGCGGGCTCTCGGCCCTGGTGCTGGACGAGGCCGACGAGATGCTGCGCATGGGCTTCATCGACGACGTCAAGCGCGTGGTCGCCGATACCCCGGTGGACGCTCAGCGCGTCTTCTTCTCCGCGACCCTGCCCACCGAGATCGAGCGCATCGTCAACCAGTACCTGGTGGAGCCGGTCAAGGTGACCATCGAGTCGCGCGCTTCCAGCGGCGACAACATCGAACAGCGCCGGGTGCGCATCGATGGCGGTGCCAAGCTCGAAGCCCTGGCACGTATCCTCGAAGTGGAGCCCGTCGATGCCGCGATCGTCTTCGTGCGCACCCGGGCGGCCTGCACCACCCTGATGGAGCAGCTCTCGGCGCGTGGCCTGAATGTGGCGAGCCTGTCCGGCGACCTGGATCAGAGCCTGCGCGAACGCACCATCACGCGTCTCAAGCGCGGCAAGATCGATGTGCTGATCGCCACCGACGTGGCCGCGCGTGGCCTGGACGTGCCGCGTATCACCCACGTCATCAACTATGACCTGCCCCAGGACGCCGAGGCCTATACCCACCGTATCGGCCGGACCGGTCGTGCCGGTCGTGCCGGGGTGGCCATCACCTTCGCCGGCAACCGCGAAGGGCGCAAGGTCGGCTGGCTCGAGCGTGCCACCGGCCGCAAGATGGACGACATGGAACTGCCCGACGAGGCTGCCATCCGCGCCCATCGCGACGAGATCTTCCAGCAGCGCGTGATCGGCTCGCTGACCAAGGACGCCGATTCCCAGCGTGACCTGGTCGAGCGCCTGGTCGAGGAAGGTTACGATCCGATCGAGCTGGCCTGTGCCTTCGCTGCCCTGGCGCGTGCCGACGAAGCGCCCATCGGTCGCCTGCAGGCGCCGCGCAAGGAGCGTGCCCCCCGCGAAAGCAAGCCGCGCCGCGAGCGTGGACCCAGCGAGGGCATGACGCGCTACCGCGTCGCCGTGGGCCACAAGGATGGCATCAAGCCGGGCCAACTGGTCGGTGCCCTGGCCAACGAAGGCGGTATCGAGGGCAACCGGATTGGCCGGATCGACATCCGCAATGCGTTTTCCGTCGTCGAGTTGCCGAGTGGTCTGCCATCCAGCATTCTGACCAAGATGGCACGCGCCCGGGTTGGCGGTCGTCCGCTGGAGATCAGCGAGGATCGCGCACCGCGTCGCCAGCGCGATGACGATTCGGACCGTCGCGCACGGGCCTGA
- a CDS encoding YaiI/YqxD family protein, giving the protein MPNLWVDADACPRIAREIIVRAAERTATPTTFVANHQVPLPPSKWVKGLTVSHGFDAADDEIVDRLAEKDLVITSDLPLAMAAIERGASVMTSRGEALNESNIRARVQMRDFMETLRASGEHTGGPKGYSDVDRREFANALDRWLARNAP; this is encoded by the coding sequence ATGCCCAACCTGTGGGTCGATGCCGACGCCTGCCCCCGAATCGCCCGCGAGATCATCGTGCGCGCCGCCGAACGGACCGCCACCCCGACCACCTTCGTGGCGAATCATCAAGTGCCGCTCCCTCCCTCGAAGTGGGTCAAGGGGCTGACGGTGAGCCACGGCTTCGATGCAGCCGATGACGAAATCGTCGACCGTCTCGCCGAGAAGGATCTGGTCATCACCTCCGATCTGCCCTTGGCCATGGCCGCCATCGAACGCGGCGCCAGCGTCATGACCAGCCGGGGGGAAGCCCTGAACGAGAGCAACATCCGCGCCCGGGTCCAGATGCGGGATTTCATGGAGACTCTAAGGGCCAGCGGTGAACACACCGGCGGCCCCAAGGGTTATTCGGACGTGGACCGACGCGAATTCGCCAACGCGCTGGATCGTTGGTTGGCGCGTAACGCGCCCTGA
- a CDS encoding glutathione S-transferase family protein, protein MGLLIEGRWHDQWYDTERHGGEFVRESAKLRDWVTADGSPGPDGQPGLPAEAGRYHLYVSLACPWAHRTLIMRRLKGLTSLIDVSVTSPLMLDQGWSYHRDEGSSGDPLNDVEFHHQLYTLTDPRYTGRVTVPALWDKHEGRIVNNESAELVRMFNGAFDDLTGNRLDLYPEDLRETIDAVNAEVYDHVNNGVYKAGFATEQSVYEKHVSALFQSLDRLEARLAEHRYLAGEWLTEADIRLFTTLVRFDAVYHGHFKCNLRRLEDYPNLSHYLRELYQWPGIAETVNFDHIKRHYYVSHGNINPTRIVPAGPLLDLERPHDRERLPGQGIRQRG, encoded by the coding sequence ATGGGCCTTCTGATCGAGGGGCGCTGGCATGACCAGTGGTACGACACCGAGCGGCATGGCGGAGAGTTCGTCCGTGAATCCGCCAAGCTGCGCGACTGGGTGACGGCCGATGGCAGCCCGGGGCCGGATGGACAACCCGGCTTGCCCGCCGAGGCGGGGCGCTACCATCTTTATGTATCGCTGGCCTGCCCCTGGGCGCATCGCACCCTGATCATGCGTCGCCTCAAGGGATTGACGTCGCTGATCGACGTGTCCGTGACCAGTCCGCTGATGCTGGACCAGGGCTGGAGCTATCATCGCGACGAGGGCTCGAGCGGCGACCCGCTCAACGATGTCGAATTCCACCACCAGCTCTATACCCTGACCGATCCCCGGTACACCGGCCGCGTGACCGTACCGGCGCTGTGGGACAAGCATGAGGGGCGCATCGTCAACAATGAGTCGGCGGAGCTGGTACGCATGTTCAACGGCGCCTTCGACGACCTGACCGGCAATCGCCTGGACCTTTATCCCGAGGATCTGCGCGAGACCATCGATGCCGTCAACGCCGAGGTCTACGATCACGTCAACAACGGCGTCTACAAGGCGGGATTCGCCACCGAGCAGTCGGTCTACGAGAAGCACGTCAGCGCGCTATTCCAGTCGCTGGACCGTCTCGAGGCGCGTCTTGCCGAGCACCGCTACCTGGCCGGCGAATGGCTGACCGAGGCGGACATTCGGCTGTTCACCACCCTGGTGCGCTTCGATGCGGTCTACCACGGGCACTTCAAGTGCAACCTGCGCCGCCTGGAAGATTACCCGAACCTTTCCCACTATCTGCGCGAGCTCTACCAGTGGCCGGGGATCGCCGAGACGGTGAACTTCGATCACATCAAGCGTCATTACTACGTCAGTCACGGCAACATCAATCCGACGCGCATCGTTCCCGCCGGCCCGCTATTGGATCTCGAGCGCCCTCACGATCGCGAACGCTTGCCGGGGCAGGGGATACGCCAGCGCGGCTGA
- a CDS encoding LysR family transcriptional regulator, producing MSRVTLAQWQMLAAVVDHGGFARAAEAIHKSPSTLNHAVHKLEEQLGVEVLEPVGRQVRLTEAGELLLRRARQLLEGAEALEDVAERLGEGLEAEIVLSVDQIFPPVVLARAMEAFSRDYPHVRVQLHESVLNGGVEMLYDGSADLVVSGLAAQGFLGEPLVSVRFIAVAHPEHSLHKLDRMLDLRDLEQHRQLVVRDSAQRQSLDAGWLKAEQRWTVSHLSTSIDMLERNLGFAWVPETLIETSLASGRLKPLPLSAGGIREAPMQLIHRDRDRAGPATRAMAQHLRDEVAVCPDARRNL from the coding sequence ATGTCGCGTGTCACGCTTGCGCAATGGCAGATGCTTGCTGCGGTGGTCGATCATGGGGGCTTCGCCCGTGCCGCCGAGGCCATTCACAAGAGTCCTTCCACGCTCAACCATGCGGTTCACAAGCTGGAGGAGCAGTTGGGTGTCGAGGTGCTCGAGCCGGTGGGGCGGCAGGTGCGCCTGACCGAGGCGGGAGAGCTGCTGCTGCGCCGCGCCCGTCAGCTCCTGGAGGGGGCCGAGGCCCTGGAGGATGTCGCCGAACGGCTTGGCGAGGGGCTGGAAGCCGAGATCGTGCTGAGTGTCGATCAGATCTTTCCTCCCGTTGTCCTGGCACGTGCCATGGAGGCCTTTTCCCGCGACTATCCGCATGTGCGGGTGCAGCTTCACGAGTCGGTGCTCAATGGCGGGGTCGAGATGTTGTATGACGGCTCCGCCGATCTTGTCGTCTCGGGGCTCGCCGCCCAGGGGTTTCTGGGGGAGCCGCTGGTGTCGGTGCGTTTCATCGCCGTGGCGCATCCCGAGCATTCCCTGCACAAGCTGGATCGCATGCTGGACCTGCGTGACTTGGAGCAGCACCGCCAACTGGTGGTAAGGGACTCGGCGCAGCGCCAGTCGCTGGATGCGGGCTGGTTGAAGGCCGAACAGCGCTGGACGGTCAGCCATCTCAGCACCTCCATCGACATGCTCGAACGCAACCTGGGATTCGCCTGGGTACCGGAGACGCTGATCGAGACCTCATTGGCAAGTGGCCGGCTCAAGCCATTGCCGCTATCGGCCGGTGGCATACGGGAAGCGCCCATGCAGCTGATCCATCGCGATCGTGATCGCGCCGGACCGGCGACCCGTGCCATGGCGCAGCATTTGCGTGATGAAGTGGCGGTCTGCCCCGACGCAAGAAGGAACCTCTGA
- a CDS encoding pirin family protein encodes MNTPTPRHVTRRQRSQPSRDGDGVDILRLHDFGGGLDPFLMLDELIAAPGDDTIGGFPPHPHRGIQTLTYVVHGGLRHEDHLGHHSSIGAGGAQWMHTGHGIIHGETPFTDTEGLHAFQLWINLAARDKLSEPTYRDVHAEDMPRLTTPGTELIALGGTWQTTDGHTLEGPLDALAGQGAVAHLRLDAGASLSLESHATQLLAFVFDGSLTANGDDLTHGELASFGAGDILELHGTENAQLLLLAGEPHHEPIAHHGPFVMNHRHELEQAMRDYRDGTLAVSPTEKGLAKDR; translated from the coding sequence ATGAACACCCCAACTCCACGCCACGTGACCCGCCGCCAGCGCAGTCAGCCCAGCCGCGACGGTGATGGCGTCGACATCCTGCGCCTGCACGATTTCGGCGGCGGCCTCGACCCTTTCCTGATGCTCGATGAACTCATCGCGGCACCGGGAGACGATACCATCGGCGGCTTTCCGCCCCATCCGCATCGCGGCATCCAGACGCTCACCTATGTGGTGCATGGCGGTCTGCGTCACGAGGACCACCTCGGCCATCACAGTAGCATCGGTGCCGGCGGCGCCCAGTGGATGCATACCGGACACGGCATCATCCACGGCGAAACGCCTTTCACCGATACCGAAGGGCTGCATGCCTTCCAGCTGTGGATCAATCTGGCGGCCCGCGACAAGCTGAGCGAGCCCACCTATCGCGATGTGCACGCCGAGGACATGCCTCGCCTCACGACGCCCGGCACGGAGCTGATCGCTCTGGGCGGTACCTGGCAAACCACCGATGGCCACACCCTCGAGGGGCCCCTGGATGCCCTGGCCGGCCAGGGCGCTGTGGCCCATCTTCGCCTCGACGCGGGCGCTTCCCTGTCGCTGGAAAGCCACGCCACGCAATTGCTGGCATTCGTCTTCGACGGCAGCCTGACGGCAAACGGCGACGATTTGACGCATGGTGAACTGGCCAGCTTCGGCGCGGGCGATATCCTGGAACTGCATGGCACCGAAAACGCCCAGCTCCTGTTACTCGCCGGCGAACCTCATCACGAACCGATCGCCCATCACGGCCCTTTCGTCATGAATCACCGACACGAGCTGGAACAGGCCATGCGGGATTATCGCGATGGAACCCTGGCGGTTTCCCCGACCGAGAAAGGGCTTGCCAAGGATCGTTGA
- a CDS encoding peptidoglycan DD-metalloendopeptidase family protein — MMRILHSLPRTHKLLLLPVATMVTVLGAHKIVSTLDDTRYEHDAAQTDTLLVPLDPDTSPGVPSLTLDRTPVSQAIDVASRAVDATREHVPLSQLTASEVVDIDFIDAAKAGRDSLVSMTDTPDSESTPPIDEGARHIAVVLGTVASGMLASNRRLLDDATSYEDVSEAELELFDEGPIILEEEIAANEPFVPEWQTYTVQPGDTFTVLAQERFGMGYSEVMALLDEMPEPKLLTQWNVGTRFDYQLNAEGKLATLRIMSNPRDGYLVKREDGDTEVSTIERAGEATQRLFAGTVSGSFARSAQATGLTSSEVSELSHVLEKKLDFRRDTRRGDRFEVLVESDIIDGESLDPRIQAVRYDGSRMDLTLIRNPQDNQFYTPDGQGLNPSFNRYPFEGHYRISSPFNPRRHHPVTGRISPHKGTDFAMPVGTAVKAPANGRVEKVGNHPAAGRYIVIRHDNGYKTRYLHLSKPLVSRGDRVTMGERIALSGNTGRSTGPHLHYEVLVDNNQVNAMKVALPEGGSLSGQALASFKQQAEPVLAALDSGQTGTVVASTQAKDEDDDEG, encoded by the coding sequence ATGATGCGAATCCTCCATTCGCTGCCCCGCACGCACAAGTTACTATTGTTACCCGTTGCCACCATGGTTACCGTGCTGGGCGCTCACAAGATAGTCTCCACCCTGGACGACACCCGATACGAGCATGACGCGGCACAAACCGACACTCTGCTCGTCCCTCTCGACCCCGACACCAGCCCGGGCGTCCCCTCGCTGACCCTGGACCGCACGCCCGTTTCCCAGGCGATCGATGTCGCCTCCCGCGCCGTGGACGCCACTCGCGAACATGTGCCGCTCTCGCAATTGACCGCCAGTGAAGTCGTCGACATCGACTTCATCGATGCCGCCAAGGCCGGCCGCGACAGTCTCGTTTCGATGACCGATACGCCCGACAGCGAATCGACGCCGCCCATCGACGAAGGCGCGCGCCACATCGCCGTCGTACTCGGCACGGTAGCCAGCGGCATGCTGGCATCCAACAGGCGCCTGCTGGACGACGCCACCTCCTACGAGGACGTCAGCGAGGCCGAGCTCGAGCTGTTCGATGAAGGCCCGATCATCCTCGAGGAAGAGATCGCCGCCAACGAACCCTTCGTGCCCGAATGGCAGACCTATACCGTGCAGCCCGGCGATACCTTCACGGTCCTGGCGCAGGAACGCTTCGGCATGGGTTACAGCGAGGTCATGGCCCTGCTGGATGAAATGCCGGAACCCAAGCTGCTGACCCAATGGAATGTCGGCACTCGCTTCGATTACCAGCTCAATGCCGAGGGCAAGCTCGCGACATTGCGCATCATGAGCAACCCGCGCGACGGGTATCTGGTCAAGCGTGAGGATGGCGACACCGAGGTATCGACCATCGAACGCGCCGGGGAGGCGACCCAGCGCTTGTTCGCCGGCACCGTCAGCGGCAGTTTCGCCCGCTCGGCACAGGCGACCGGCCTGACCAGCTCCGAGGTCAGCGAACTCTCCCATGTGCTGGAAAAGAAACTCGACTTTCGCCGCGACACACGTCGCGGCGATCGTTTCGAGGTCCTGGTGGAATCCGACATCATCGACGGCGAGAGCCTCGACCCGCGCATCCAGGCCGTCAGATACGACGGCTCGCGCATGGATCTCACCCTGATACGCAATCCTCAGGACAACCAGTTCTACACGCCGGATGGCCAGGGCCTCAATCCTTCGTTCAACCGCTACCCGTTCGAAGGCCATTACCGGATCAGCTCGCCGTTCAACCCGCGCCGCCATCATCCGGTGACCGGCCGTATCAGCCCTCACAAGGGCACCGACTTCGCCATGCCCGTCGGCACCGCCGTGAAGGCGCCGGCCAACGGCCGCGTCGAGAAGGTCGGCAATCACCCGGCGGCGGGACGGTACATCGTCATTCGCCACGACAACGGCTACAAGACGCGCTACCTGCACCTCTCGAAGCCGCTGGTCAGTCGCGGGGATCGCGTCACCATGGGCGAACGCATCGCCCTGTCCGGCAATACCGGGCGCAGCACGGGGCCGCACCTGCACTACGAAGTACTGGTCGACAACAACCAGGTCAATGCCATGAAGGTCGCCCTGCCCGAAGGCGGCAGTCTGAGCGGCCAGGCCCTGGCCAGTTTCAAGCAACAGGCCGAGCCGGTACTCGCAGCCCTGGACAGCGGCCAGACCGGCACGGTCGTGGCCAGCACACAGGCCAAGGACGAAGACGACGACGAAGGTTGA
- a CDS encoding RNA polymerase sigma factor, whose amino-acid sequence MSARVHALVERIYRHESRRVLATLIRYLGDFDLAEEALHDAFMAAVDQWPREGVPDSPRAWLVSAGRFKAIDRLRRRARFDASQGALAERLDEAPRGMGDPADIDAVEDDRLRLIFTCCHPALPASAQVALTLREICGLTTEQIAHAFLTRPATVAQRIVRAKAKIRDAGIPYQVPEASELAERLESVLSVIYLVFNEGYAASTGERMTQGELAEEGIRLGRLLLDLLPDSEVMGLLALMLLHEARRVSRTDVAGEPVLLADQDRRLWNRPMIAEGRALIERAFASGEVGAYTLQAAIAAVHAQAASAEQTNWARIASLYDVLAQASPSPIIELNRAVAVAMRDGAEAGLALVDALLARGELADYHLAYAARADLCRRLGDNARARVAYRQALELSEQLPERAFLERRLAELGDIVASETTPPHREKGGAASS is encoded by the coding sequence ATGAGTGCCCGGGTGCACGCTCTGGTCGAGCGAATCTACCGCCACGAGTCGCGCCGCGTGCTGGCGACCCTGATTCGCTACCTGGGGGACTTCGATCTCGCCGAGGAGGCGTTGCACGATGCCTTCATGGCGGCGGTGGACCAGTGGCCGCGGGAGGGCGTTCCCGACAGTCCTCGCGCCTGGCTGGTGTCGGCAGGACGTTTCAAGGCCATCGACCGCCTGCGCCGGCGGGCCCGCTTCGATGCATCGCAGGGAGCGCTGGCGGAGCGGCTCGATGAGGCCCCGCGAGGCATGGGAGATCCCGCCGATATCGATGCCGTGGAGGATGATCGGCTGCGGTTGATCTTCACCTGTTGCCATCCTGCCTTGCCGGCGTCCGCGCAGGTGGCGCTCACCTTGCGCGAAATCTGCGGCCTGACCACCGAGCAGATCGCCCACGCCTTCCTGACCCGACCGGCCACCGTGGCGCAACGCATCGTGCGGGCCAAGGCCAAGATCCGCGATGCCGGAATCCCCTATCAGGTACCCGAGGCCAGTGAGCTGGCAGAACGCCTGGAAAGCGTGCTCAGCGTGATCTATCTGGTGTTCAACGAAGGTTATGCCGCCTCGACCGGAGAGCGGATGACGCAAGGCGAGCTGGCCGAGGAAGGCATACGGCTGGGCCGCCTGCTGCTGGACTTGCTGCCGGACTCGGAAGTCATGGGGTTGCTGGCGTTGATGCTGTTGCACGAAGCGCGTCGTGTGTCGCGCACCGATGTGGCAGGTGAGCCGGTACTGCTCGCCGACCAGGATCGACGCCTCTGGAATCGCCCCATGATTGCCGAGGGGCGGGCGCTGATCGAGCGCGCCTTCGCTTCCGGGGAAGTCGGAGCCTACACCCTTCAGGCCGCCATCGCGGCGGTTCATGCCCAGGCCGCCAGTGCCGAGCAGACCAACTGGGCGCGTATCGCCAGTCTCTACGATGTCCTGGCTCAGGCTTCGCCATCGCCGATCATCGAGCTCAACCGGGCCGTGGCCGTGGCCATGCGTGATGGTGCCGAGGCGGGGCTGGCCCTGGTCGACGCGCTGTTGGCTCGCGGGGAACTGGCCGATTATCACCTGGCCTACGCGGCACGCGCCGACCTGTGTCGCCGGCTCGGCGACAATGCGCGTGCCCGGGTTGCCTACCGGCAGGCACTGGAACTCAGCGAACAGCTCCCCGAGCGCGCCTTTCTCGAACGGCGTCTGGCGGAACTGGGTGACATCGTTGCCTCGGAAACGACGCCGCCCCACCGTGAAAAGGGTGGGGCGGCGAGTTCATAG
- a CDS encoding VOC family protein: MNAYLMFDGDCETAMTFYAECFGGRIEAMERYGNGPQCDGEMSLDPEKIMHARLVADGWMLMGSDCPPAYMKTPQGFSVAVHVEDIEEAERLFSVLSAGGQVEMPLQQTHWAIRFGMLVDRFGTPWMINCEAAG, encoded by the coding sequence ATGAATGCCTATTTGATGTTCGATGGCGACTGTGAGACTGCCATGACCTTTTATGCGGAATGCTTCGGCGGTCGCATCGAGGCGATGGAGCGTTACGGCAACGGCCCGCAGTGTGACGGCGAGATGTCCCTGGATCCCGAAAAGATCATGCATGCGCGACTGGTGGCGGATGGCTGGATGCTGATGGGCTCGGATTGTCCTCCTGCCTACATGAAGACGCCACAGGGATTCTCGGTCGCAGTGCACGTCGAGGATATCGAGGAGGCCGAGCGCCTGTTCAGCGTTCTGTCCGCCGGCGGCCAGGTCGAGATGCCCCTGCAACAGACCCACTGGGCCATACGCTTTGGCATGCTGGTCGATCGCTTCGGCACGCCCTGGATGATCAATTGCGAGGCGGCTGGCTGA